A genomic region of Canis lupus baileyi chromosome 17, mCanLup2.hap1, whole genome shotgun sequence contains the following coding sequences:
- the LOC140608136 gene encoding uncharacterized protein isoform X3 translates to MLGLIVTIACENQMDAVFCVSKNRFARNTDMETGPFLSTAYSSSSYNPLFVTPQLVATGEDSNVVNRRLGLQVRRKWERVIEGDMATVCLLGMLSLGTYPSRHGEGRASCGGEPHLGDSWLPGQHTSSERFYLSMRDTESEAERGRDIGRRRSRLPAGGVMQDSILGLWDHDLNQSGQAPGTWAPADFTWTQQCFVDVRAGHLSSPCLGHLCGYPHETCLMPTTCMLEMVPLSPSLWAADALRLHITCV, encoded by the exons ATGTTAGGCCTTATTGTTACTATCGCATGTGAGAATCagatggatgctgtattttgtgtCTCGAAGAACAGATTTGCCAGAAACACTGACATGGAGACAGGACCTTTCCTCTCCACTGCTTATTCCTCAAGTAGTTATAATCCTTTGTTTGTGACACCACAATTAGTTGCCACTGGAGAGGATTCTAATGTCGTAAATAGAAGATTAGGACTTCAAGTGAGACGTAAATGGGAGCGG GTCATAGAAGGTGATATGGCTACTGTCTGTCTTCTTGGGATGCTTTCCCTTGGAACCTACCCATCACGCCATGGGGAGGGCCGAGCAAGCTGTGGAGGGGAACCCCATCTCGGTGACAGCTGGCTCCCCGGGCAGCACACATCTTCAGAGAG attttatttatccatgagagacacagagagcgaggcagagagaggcagagacataggcagaaggagaagcaggctgcctgcggggggcgtgatgcaggactccatcctgggactctgggatcatgacctgaaccaaag TGGACAAGCCCCTGGCACCTGGGCTCCAGCTGACTTCACGTGGACCCAACAGTGTTTTGTCGATGTGCGTGCCGGTCACCTCTCATCTCCCTGCTTGGGGCACCTCTGTGGGTACCCCCACGAGACCTGCCTGATGCCCACCACGTGCATGCTGGAG ATGGTGCCAttgtccccctccctctgggcAGCAGATGCTCTCCGGCTCCATATAACCTGTGTGTAA
- the LOC140608136 gene encoding uncharacterized protein isoform X2, whose amino-acid sequence MLGLIVTIACENQMDAVFCVSKNRFARNTDMETGPFLSTAYSSSSYNPLFVTPQLVATGEDSNVVNRRLGLQVRRKWERVIEGDMATVCLLGMLSLGTYPSRHGEGRASCGGEPHLGDSWLPGQHTSSERFYLSMRDTESEAERGRDIGRRRSRLPAGGVMQDSILGLWDHDLNQSGQAPGTWAPADFTWTQQCFVDVRAGHLSSPCLGHLCGYPHETCLMPTTCMLEVPRCITKKHIQQKRRHQTPTQITPIGKQNPCFSSSVSNI is encoded by the exons ATGTTAGGCCTTATTGTTACTATCGCATGTGAGAATCagatggatgctgtattttgtgtCTCGAAGAACAGATTTGCCAGAAACACTGACATGGAGACAGGACCTTTCCTCTCCACTGCTTATTCCTCAAGTAGTTATAATCCTTTGTTTGTGACACCACAATTAGTTGCCACTGGAGAGGATTCTAATGTCGTAAATAGAAGATTAGGACTTCAAGTGAGACGTAAATGGGAGCGG GTCATAGAAGGTGATATGGCTACTGTCTGTCTTCTTGGGATGCTTTCCCTTGGAACCTACCCATCACGCCATGGGGAGGGCCGAGCAAGCTGTGGAGGGGAACCCCATCTCGGTGACAGCTGGCTCCCCGGGCAGCACACATCTTCAGAGAG attttatttatccatgagagacacagagagcgaggcagagagaggcagagacataggcagaaggagaagcaggctgcctgcggggggcgtgatgcaggactccatcctgggactctgggatcatgacctgaaccaaag TGGACAAGCCCCTGGCACCTGGGCTCCAGCTGACTTCACGTGGACCCAACAGTGTTTTGTCGATGTGCGTGCCGGTCACCTCTCATCTCCCTGCTTGGGGCACCTCTGTGGGTACCCCCACGAGACCTGCCTGATGCCCACCACGTGCATGCTGGAG GTTCCACGTTGCATTACGAAGAAGCACATCCAGCAGAAAAGGAGACATCAAACTCCTACCCAAATTACACCAATTGGAAAACAAAATCCCTGTTTCTCATCATCCGTGTCAAACATTTAA
- the LOC140608136 gene encoding uncharacterized protein isoform X4 gives MLGLIVTIACENQMDAVFCVSKNRFARNTDMETGPFLSTAYSSSSYNPLFVTPQLVATGEDSNVVNRRLGLQVRRKWERVIEGDMATVCLLGMLSLGTYPSRHGEGRASCGGEPHLGDSWLPGQHTSSERFYLSMRDTESEAERGRDIGRRRSRLPAGGVMQDSILGLWDHDLNQSGQAPGTWAPADFTWTQQCFVDVRAGHLSSPCLGHLCGYPHETCLMPTTCMLEGSLLLCRELP, from the exons ATGTTAGGCCTTATTGTTACTATCGCATGTGAGAATCagatggatgctgtattttgtgtCTCGAAGAACAGATTTGCCAGAAACACTGACATGGAGACAGGACCTTTCCTCTCCACTGCTTATTCCTCAAGTAGTTATAATCCTTTGTTTGTGACACCACAATTAGTTGCCACTGGAGAGGATTCTAATGTCGTAAATAGAAGATTAGGACTTCAAGTGAGACGTAAATGGGAGCGG GTCATAGAAGGTGATATGGCTACTGTCTGTCTTCTTGGGATGCTTTCCCTTGGAACCTACCCATCACGCCATGGGGAGGGCCGAGCAAGCTGTGGAGGGGAACCCCATCTCGGTGACAGCTGGCTCCCCGGGCAGCACACATCTTCAGAGAG attttatttatccatgagagacacagagagcgaggcagagagaggcagagacataggcagaaggagaagcaggctgcctgcggggggcgtgatgcaggactccatcctgggactctgggatcatgacctgaaccaaag TGGACAAGCCCCTGGCACCTGGGCTCCAGCTGACTTCACGTGGACCCAACAGTGTTTTGTCGATGTGCGTGCCGGTCACCTCTCATCTCCCTGCTTGGGGCACCTCTGTGGGTACCCCCACGAGACCTGCCTGATGCCCACCACGTGCATGCTGGAG